From the Serratia nematodiphila DZ0503SBS1 genome, one window contains:
- the tssB gene encoding type VI secretion system contractile sheath small subunit: MSNSKSRSGQKFIARNRAPRVQIEYDVEIYGAERKIQLPFVMGVMADLVGKAVDPQASVEERKFMEIDVDNFDERMKSLKPRVAYQVDNTLTGEGKLNIDLTFESMEDFSPAAIARKVDALDNLLDARTQLSNLLSYMDGKNGAEELISKILQNPALLKSLTDAPKPAVNDDNNERED; encoded by the coding sequence ATGTCAAACTCGAAATCCCGCAGCGGGCAGAAATTCATCGCCCGCAACCGCGCGCCGCGCGTACAGATTGAATACGATGTCGAAATTTATGGCGCAGAGCGCAAAATCCAGCTGCCGTTCGTGATGGGCGTGATGGCGGATCTGGTGGGGAAAGCGGTCGATCCGCAAGCCAGCGTGGAAGAGCGCAAGTTCATGGAAATCGACGTCGACAACTTCGACGAGCGCATGAAATCGCTGAAGCCGCGCGTCGCTTACCAGGTTGACAATACCCTGACCGGCGAAGGCAAGCTGAACATCGATCTGACCTTCGAAAGCATGGAAGACTTCTCCCCCGCCGCTATCGCCCGCAAGGTCGACGCGCTGGACAATCTGCTGGATGCCCGCACCCAGCTTTCCAACCTGCTGTCCTACATGGACGGCAAGAACGGCGCCGAGGAGCTGATCTCCAAGATCCTGCAAAACCCGGCGCTGCTGAAATCCCTGACCGACGCGCCGAAGCCGGCGGTTAACGATGACAACAACGAGCGTGAGGATTAA
- the tssA gene encoding type VI secretion system protein TssA, with product MAIDTDTLLAPVDADTPCGDNLEYDADFLAMARAATGKAEQQFGSTIIPEEAPDWVQVERLASSLLARTKDLRVMLYLTRAWTQLRGLPGYADGLTLIHQAILRYWDALQPPLEFDGEADPLFRINALADLGDKAALAASVRAAPLLKSAAGEISLRDAGALLDGSKQECPNFPGGRARLQDELAQQDRPEGALVMHIANTLAAIRSEVTRHLGESALPEMSALTKVFSLVALAGQSEAPAATEADATQETAAEQPPAAVQSASAPLNWRSAQIQSRDDAQLMLDKVKNYFRLHEPSHPAPLMIDRVQRLIALDFMQIVRDLAPDGLNQLETILGRPDHEENS from the coding sequence ATGGCTATCGACACCGATACCCTGCTGGCCCCGGTTGACGCGGACACACCCTGCGGCGACAACCTGGAATACGACGCCGACTTTCTGGCCATGGCGCGCGCCGCCACCGGCAAGGCCGAACAACAGTTCGGCAGCACCATCATTCCGGAAGAGGCGCCGGACTGGGTGCAGGTCGAGCGCCTCGCAAGCTCGCTGCTGGCACGCACCAAAGACCTGCGCGTCATGCTGTATCTCACCCGCGCCTGGACCCAGCTGCGCGGATTGCCGGGCTATGCCGACGGGCTGACGCTGATCCACCAGGCGATACTCCGCTACTGGGATGCTCTGCAGCCGCCGCTGGAGTTCGACGGCGAGGCCGACCCGCTGTTTCGCATCAACGCGCTGGCCGACCTTGGCGACAAGGCCGCGCTGGCCGCCAGCGTGCGCGCCGCGCCGCTGCTGAAAAGCGCCGCCGGTGAAATCTCGCTGCGCGATGCGGGCGCCCTGCTCGACGGCAGCAAGCAAGAGTGCCCCAACTTTCCCGGCGGCCGTGCGCGGCTGCAGGATGAACTGGCGCAGCAGGATCGCCCCGAAGGCGCGCTGGTGATGCACATCGCCAACACCCTGGCCGCCATCCGCAGCGAAGTGACCCGCCATCTGGGTGAAAGCGCGCTGCCGGAAATGAGCGCGCTGACCAAGGTCTTTTCGTTGGTGGCGCTCGCCGGCCAGAGCGAGGCCCCGGCCGCCACCGAAGCGGACGCCACACAGGAAACCGCCGCTGAGCAACCACCGGCCGCCGTGCAGAGCGCCTCTGCCCCACTCAACTGGCGCAGCGCGCAGATCCAGTCGCGCGACGACGCCCAGCTGATGCTGGACAAGGTGAAAAACTATTTTCGTCTTCATGAGCCAAGCCACCCGGCGCCGCTGATGATCGATCGGGTCCAGCGGCTGATTGCGCTGGACTTTATGCAAATCGTCCGCGATTTGGCGCCCGATGGGCTTAACCAACTGGAGACCATTCTCGGTCGCCCCGACCACGAGGAGAACAGCTAG
- the tagF gene encoding type VI secretion system-associated protein TagF yields MSTDSSAPTSIGWYGKLPSAGDFLQRRLPDPVINNWAHWFHNGLVNLQRDAQGPNDHPFSNAPVWNFVIPATLGSQYVQMGCLLPARDRVGRRYPICALRLFSQQDWRPQQLNMAASWYQQLGHTLLNGVRNGFSAEQIDRTLQAIPALPSPPAEADSEILSIIGFQHPDVPGLGWQQAADCFDPAQYTSFWWTNQADGHPLYTHVHSGNLTVQLFSLLFEPNGWARPGRGGQYPQMFD; encoded by the coding sequence ATGAGCACTGATTCAAGCGCCCCGACGAGCATCGGCTGGTACGGCAAACTTCCTTCCGCCGGTGACTTCCTGCAACGCCGTTTGCCTGACCCGGTGATCAACAACTGGGCCCACTGGTTCCATAACGGGCTGGTGAATTTGCAGCGCGATGCGCAGGGGCCAAACGATCACCCGTTCAGCAACGCGCCGGTGTGGAACTTCGTGATCCCCGCCACGCTCGGCAGCCAGTACGTGCAGATGGGCTGCCTGTTGCCGGCGCGCGACCGCGTCGGGCGGCGTTACCCCATCTGCGCGCTGCGCCTGTTCAGCCAACAGGATTGGCGCCCGCAACAGCTGAACATGGCGGCGAGCTGGTACCAACAGCTCGGCCATACCCTGCTGAACGGTGTGCGCAACGGCTTCTCCGCCGAACAGATCGACCGCACGCTGCAGGCGATCCCGGCGCTGCCCAGCCCGCCGGCGGAAGCGGACTCCGAGATATTGTCGATTATCGGGTTCCAGCATCCGGACGTACCGGGCCTCGGCTGGCAACAGGCCGCCGACTGTTTCGATCCGGCGCAGTACACCAGCTTCTGGTGGACCAACCAGGCCGACGGACACCCGCTCTACACCCACGTGCACAGCGGCAACCTCACCGTGCAGCTGTTTTCACTGCTGTTCGAGCCCAACGGCTGGGCGCGCCCCGGCCGCGGCGGCCAGTACCCGCAAATGTTTGATTAA